A window of the Larimichthys crocea isolate SSNF unplaced genomic scaffold, L_crocea_2.0 scaffold110, whole genome shotgun sequence genome harbors these coding sequences:
- the kiaa0319 gene encoding dyslexia-associated protein KIAA0319 isoform X1: MTGYRVLLLTRFRRRKVRHRPRVQLNRTRHVTCGTGWAHRPEPEPVKETHTGRTGGGGSGPVPDGATMWEKTLLLLHSVQAVMASQCWQGATFSEAVVSPAVESSGILRVPGVASLPQCVAACCDLPGYDLAWLFEGRCYILNCQQRENCQPRERPGADSVLAFLRRASPQTLVLQSLVRGEPYGGRWRPLSRSSEAPGDLEALKDLALFDGPRQDFSDPGMLDVEYSEGSQEEKGGPGSELEMTTDRPSLKGGDGFNQSEAEGGPERTLTGSSVAQNRATSGGNISQEDEDETRRPTDPAAAEKTTRTGSSTDSSSLTLQKPTTDSAQHDHRWTSLPTRASTRRPISTSIQTDRPLVASLGDPVEQTPTTVRDEAAESETTTVLLKMFQSAAGAPPTNTDPPTRDPTADPLTSTSTSSVSTSPPTTPSAPPSAPPSAPPSAAPVSEDRGSNRGPVAVVGPDRKLFLPVSSLLLDGGGSTDDRGIVSYHWDAISGPPGLKLEGADQAVATATGLRVGRYTFRLTVSDQEGASDSASLTARVQEARSLPPVAHASGSHTLTLPNNSLVLRGSVTDGDQTEVHYAWVRDSQSPAAGEVLYGSDTQASLYLSNLVEGTYLFQLRVTDAQGRSSAAMATVEVRPEPGGGEEVELEMLVSVSQVSVAQRDTVVRQLAALFHVLDSDIQVRALQGHSHLSTVLRFSVQGPSGPVSGSRLVGLLRNQLLREKSDYLLFRVLRVDTVLCLLRCSGRGQCDPITKECTCDPFWTENLIRRYLGDGESNCEWRVLYVILTSFMLMVFILSVSWTFICCCKRRRQTKMRKKTKYTILDNMDEQERVELRPKFSIKHRSTEHNSSLMMSESELDSDQDTIFSRDRPVRSRNRLSAQAARNGNAFG; the protein is encoded by the exons atgACCGGATATCGTGTGTTGTTGCTGACTCGGTTCCGTCGGCGCAAAGTCCGGCACCGCCCGCGGGTCCAATTAAACCGCACCCGGCATGTCACCTGTGGGACGGGCTGGGCTCACcgtccagaaccagaaccggtAAAAGAGACCCACACTGGGagaactggaggaggagggagtgggcCGGTACCGG ACGGAGCGACCATGTGGGAGaaaacgctgctgctgctccacagtGTCCAAG CTGTAATGGCGTCTCAGTGCTGGCAGGGGGCGACGTTCTCCGAGGCAGTGGTGTCTCCGGCGGTGGAGAGCAGCGGTATCTTGCGGGTACCCGGCGTGGCGTCTCTGCCGCAGTGCGTGGCGGCATGCTGCGACTTGCCGGGTTACGACCTGGCCTGGCTGTTTGAGGGTCGCTGCTACATCCTGAACTGCCAGCAGAGGGAGAACTGCCAGCCCCGAGAGAGACCCGGGGCCGACTCGGTCCTCGCCTTCCTGCGCAGAGCGTCACCGCAGACGCTGGTGCTGCAGTCTTTGGTGAGAGGAGAGCCGTACGGCGGCCGCTGGAGACCCCTGTCCCGGTCCTCTGAGGCCCCCGGAGACCTGGAGGCCCTGAAGGACCTTGCCCTGTTCGACGGGCCCCGGCAGGACTTCTCCGATCCCGGCATGCTGGATGTGGAATATTCTGAGGGAAGccaggaggagaagggagggccCGGCTCGGAGCTGGAGATGACGACAGATCGGCCGTCCTTGAAAGGAGGAGACGgcttcaaccaatcagaagcAGAGGGCGGTCCAGAGAGGACGCTGACAGGAAGCAGCGTGGCCCAGAATAGAGCCACCTCTGGGGGGAACATCAGTCAGGAAGACGAGGACGAAACCAGGAGACCAACTGATCCTGCTGCAGCCGAGAAGACA accAGAACAGGAAGTAGCACTGACTCATCATCACTGACACTCCAGAAACCAACAACTGACTCCGCCCAACACGACCACAGATGGACTTCACTTCCCACTCGTGCCTCAACCCGTCGGCCAATCAGCACGTCCATACAGACAG ATCGACCCCTGGTGGCGTCTCTCGGAGACCCTGTAGAACAGACGCCAACCACAGTGAGAGATGAAGCTGCAGAGTCTGAAACCACAACTg TCTTGTTGAAGATGTTCCAGTCAGCAGCCGGAGCTCCACCGACCAACACCGACCCTCCAACCAGAGACCCGACGGCTGAccccctcacctccacctccacctcctctgtcaGCACCAGCCCTCCGACCACGCCCTCTGCTCCGCCCTCTGCTCCGCCCTCTGCTCCGCCCTCTGCAGCTCCTG TATCAGAGGACAGGGGGTCAAACCGTGGCCCAGTGGCCGTCGTGGGTCCTGACAGGAAGTTGTTTCTCCCGGTGAGCAGCTTGTTGCTCGACGGCGGCGGAAGCACCGATGACCGTGGCATCGTCAGCTACCACTGGGACGCCATCAG CGGTCCTCCGGGACTAAAGCTGGAGGGAGCAGACCAGGCGGTAGCCACGGCGACAGGCCTTCGAGTGGGACGCTACACCTTCAGACTGACCGTCTCTGACCAGGAGGGGGCGTCGGACAGCGCGTCGCTGACTGCCAGGGTCCAGGAAG CCAGAAGTCTTCCTCCCGTCGCTCACGCCAGCGGCAGCCACACTCTCACTCTGCCCAACAACTCGCTGGTGCTGCGAGGCTCTGTGACCGACGGAGACCAGACAGAGGTCCACTACGCATGGGTCAGAGACAGCCAGAGTCCTGCTGCTGGG GAAGTGCTGTACGGCTCGGACACTCAGGCGTCTCTGTACCTGTCCAACCTGGTCGAGGGGACCTACCTGTTCCAGCTGAGGGTGACCGACGCTCAGGGGCGGTCCAGTGCTGCCATGGCAACCGTGGAGGTCCGACCAG AGCCTGGTggtggggaggaggtggagctggagatgTTGGTGTCGGTGTCTCAGGTCAGCGTGGCTCAGAGGGACACGGTGGTCCGACAGCTTGCCGCTCTGTTCCACGTCCTCGACAGCGACATCCAGGTCCGAGCGCTGCAGGGACACTCACACCTCAG cacGGTGCTGAGGTTCTCCGTGCAGGGCCCCTCGGGGCCGGTCTCCGGCTCCAGGCTGGTCGGTCTGCTGAGAAACCAGCTGCTCAGAGAGAAGAGTGACTACCTGCTGTTCAGAGTCCTGAGGGTCGACACCGTCC TGTGTCTGCTTCGCTGTTCTGGGCGTGGCCAGTGTGATCCAATCACCAAGGAGTGCACATGTGACCCCTTCTGGACGGAGAACCTGATTCGACGTTACCTCGGCGACGGAGAGAGCAACTGTG AGTGGAGGGTGCTGTACGTCATCCTGACCAGCTTCATGCTCATGGTCTTCATCCTGTCCGTCAGCTGGAccttcatctgctgctgcaaGAG GAGGAGACAGACCAAGATGAGGAAGAAAACCAAGTACACCATCCTGGACAACATGGACGAGCAGGAGAGGGTGGAGCTCAGGCCCAAATTCA gcATCAAACATCGCAGCACCGAGCACAACTCCAGCCTCATGATGTCGGAGTCAGAGCTGGACAGCGACCAGGACACCATCTTTAGTCGGGACCGACCCGTCCGCAGCAGGAACCGGCTCAGCGCCCAGGCCGCCCGCAACGGCAACGCCTTCGGCTGA
- the kiaa0319 gene encoding dyslexia-associated protein KIAA0319 isoform X2: MWEKTLLLLHSVQAVMASQCWQGATFSEAVVSPAVESSGILRVPGVASLPQCVAACCDLPGYDLAWLFEGRCYILNCQQRENCQPRERPGADSVLAFLRRASPQTLVLQSLVRGEPYGGRWRPLSRSSEAPGDLEALKDLALFDGPRQDFSDPGMLDVEYSEGSQEEKGGPGSELEMTTDRPSLKGGDGFNQSEAEGGPERTLTGSSVAQNRATSGGNISQEDEDETRRPTDPAAAEKTTRTGSSTDSSSLTLQKPTTDSAQHDHRWTSLPTRASTRRPISTSIQTDRPLVASLGDPVEQTPTTVRDEAAESETTTVLLKMFQSAAGAPPTNTDPPTRDPTADPLTSTSTSSVSTSPPTTPSAPPSAPPSAPPSAAPVSEDRGSNRGPVAVVGPDRKLFLPVSSLLLDGGGSTDDRGIVSYHWDAISGPPGLKLEGADQAVATATGLRVGRYTFRLTVSDQEGASDSASLTARVQEARSLPPVAHASGSHTLTLPNNSLVLRGSVTDGDQTEVHYAWVRDSQSPAAGEVLYGSDTQASLYLSNLVEGTYLFQLRVTDAQGRSSAAMATVEVRPEPGGGEEVELEMLVSVSQVSVAQRDTVVRQLAALFHVLDSDIQVRALQGHSHLSTVLRFSVQGPSGPVSGSRLVGLLRNQLLREKSDYLLFRVLRVDTVLCLLRCSGRGQCDPITKECTCDPFWTENLIRRYLGDGESNCEWRVLYVILTSFMLMVFILSVSWTFICCCKRRRQTKMRKKTKYTILDNMDEQERVELRPKFSIKHRSTEHNSSLMMSESELDSDQDTIFSRDRPVRSRNRLSAQAARNGNAFG, encoded by the exons ATGTGGGAGaaaacgctgctgctgctccacagtGTCCAAG CTGTAATGGCGTCTCAGTGCTGGCAGGGGGCGACGTTCTCCGAGGCAGTGGTGTCTCCGGCGGTGGAGAGCAGCGGTATCTTGCGGGTACCCGGCGTGGCGTCTCTGCCGCAGTGCGTGGCGGCATGCTGCGACTTGCCGGGTTACGACCTGGCCTGGCTGTTTGAGGGTCGCTGCTACATCCTGAACTGCCAGCAGAGGGAGAACTGCCAGCCCCGAGAGAGACCCGGGGCCGACTCGGTCCTCGCCTTCCTGCGCAGAGCGTCACCGCAGACGCTGGTGCTGCAGTCTTTGGTGAGAGGAGAGCCGTACGGCGGCCGCTGGAGACCCCTGTCCCGGTCCTCTGAGGCCCCCGGAGACCTGGAGGCCCTGAAGGACCTTGCCCTGTTCGACGGGCCCCGGCAGGACTTCTCCGATCCCGGCATGCTGGATGTGGAATATTCTGAGGGAAGccaggaggagaagggagggccCGGCTCGGAGCTGGAGATGACGACAGATCGGCCGTCCTTGAAAGGAGGAGACGgcttcaaccaatcagaagcAGAGGGCGGTCCAGAGAGGACGCTGACAGGAAGCAGCGTGGCCCAGAATAGAGCCACCTCTGGGGGGAACATCAGTCAGGAAGACGAGGACGAAACCAGGAGACCAACTGATCCTGCTGCAGCCGAGAAGACA accAGAACAGGAAGTAGCACTGACTCATCATCACTGACACTCCAGAAACCAACAACTGACTCCGCCCAACACGACCACAGATGGACTTCACTTCCCACTCGTGCCTCAACCCGTCGGCCAATCAGCACGTCCATACAGACAG ATCGACCCCTGGTGGCGTCTCTCGGAGACCCTGTAGAACAGACGCCAACCACAGTGAGAGATGAAGCTGCAGAGTCTGAAACCACAACTg TCTTGTTGAAGATGTTCCAGTCAGCAGCCGGAGCTCCACCGACCAACACCGACCCTCCAACCAGAGACCCGACGGCTGAccccctcacctccacctccacctcctctgtcaGCACCAGCCCTCCGACCACGCCCTCTGCTCCGCCCTCTGCTCCGCCCTCTGCTCCGCCCTCTGCAGCTCCTG TATCAGAGGACAGGGGGTCAAACCGTGGCCCAGTGGCCGTCGTGGGTCCTGACAGGAAGTTGTTTCTCCCGGTGAGCAGCTTGTTGCTCGACGGCGGCGGAAGCACCGATGACCGTGGCATCGTCAGCTACCACTGGGACGCCATCAG CGGTCCTCCGGGACTAAAGCTGGAGGGAGCAGACCAGGCGGTAGCCACGGCGACAGGCCTTCGAGTGGGACGCTACACCTTCAGACTGACCGTCTCTGACCAGGAGGGGGCGTCGGACAGCGCGTCGCTGACTGCCAGGGTCCAGGAAG CCAGAAGTCTTCCTCCCGTCGCTCACGCCAGCGGCAGCCACACTCTCACTCTGCCCAACAACTCGCTGGTGCTGCGAGGCTCTGTGACCGACGGAGACCAGACAGAGGTCCACTACGCATGGGTCAGAGACAGCCAGAGTCCTGCTGCTGGG GAAGTGCTGTACGGCTCGGACACTCAGGCGTCTCTGTACCTGTCCAACCTGGTCGAGGGGACCTACCTGTTCCAGCTGAGGGTGACCGACGCTCAGGGGCGGTCCAGTGCTGCCATGGCAACCGTGGAGGTCCGACCAG AGCCTGGTggtggggaggaggtggagctggagatgTTGGTGTCGGTGTCTCAGGTCAGCGTGGCTCAGAGGGACACGGTGGTCCGACAGCTTGCCGCTCTGTTCCACGTCCTCGACAGCGACATCCAGGTCCGAGCGCTGCAGGGACACTCACACCTCAG cacGGTGCTGAGGTTCTCCGTGCAGGGCCCCTCGGGGCCGGTCTCCGGCTCCAGGCTGGTCGGTCTGCTGAGAAACCAGCTGCTCAGAGAGAAGAGTGACTACCTGCTGTTCAGAGTCCTGAGGGTCGACACCGTCC TGTGTCTGCTTCGCTGTTCTGGGCGTGGCCAGTGTGATCCAATCACCAAGGAGTGCACATGTGACCCCTTCTGGACGGAGAACCTGATTCGACGTTACCTCGGCGACGGAGAGAGCAACTGTG AGTGGAGGGTGCTGTACGTCATCCTGACCAGCTTCATGCTCATGGTCTTCATCCTGTCCGTCAGCTGGAccttcatctgctgctgcaaGAG GAGGAGACAGACCAAGATGAGGAAGAAAACCAAGTACACCATCCTGGACAACATGGACGAGCAGGAGAGGGTGGAGCTCAGGCCCAAATTCA gcATCAAACATCGCAGCACCGAGCACAACTCCAGCCTCATGATGTCGGAGTCAGAGCTGGACAGCGACCAGGACACCATCTTTAGTCGGGACCGACCCGTCCGCAGCAGGAACCGGCTCAGCGCCCAGGCCGCCCGCAACGGCAACGCCTTCGGCTGA
- the kiaa0319 gene encoding dyslexia-associated protein KIAA0319 isoform X3 translates to MFQSAAGAPPTNTDPPTRDPTADPLTSTSTSSVSTSPPTTPSAPPSAPPSAPPSAAPVSEDRGSNRGPVAVVGPDRKLFLPVSSLLLDGGGSTDDRGIVSYHWDAISGPPGLKLEGADQAVATATGLRVGRYTFRLTVSDQEGASDSASLTARVQEARSLPPVAHASGSHTLTLPNNSLVLRGSVTDGDQTEVHYAWVRDSQSPAAGEVLYGSDTQASLYLSNLVEGTYLFQLRVTDAQGRSSAAMATVEVRPEPGGGEEVELEMLVSVSQVSVAQRDTVVRQLAALFHVLDSDIQVRALQGHSHLSTVLRFSVQGPSGPVSGSRLVGLLRNQLLREKSDYLLFRVLRVDTVLCLLRCSGRGQCDPITKECTCDPFWTENLIRRYLGDGESNCEWRVLYVILTSFMLMVFILSVSWTFICCCKRRRQTKMRKKTKYTILDNMDEQERVELRPKFSIKHRSTEHNSSLMMSESELDSDQDTIFSRDRPVRSRNRLSAQAARNGNAFG, encoded by the exons ATGTTCCAGTCAGCAGCCGGAGCTCCACCGACCAACACCGACCCTCCAACCAGAGACCCGACGGCTGAccccctcacctccacctccacctcctctgtcaGCACCAGCCCTCCGACCACGCCCTCTGCTCCGCCCTCTGCTCCGCCCTCTGCTCCGCCCTCTGCAGCTCCTG TATCAGAGGACAGGGGGTCAAACCGTGGCCCAGTGGCCGTCGTGGGTCCTGACAGGAAGTTGTTTCTCCCGGTGAGCAGCTTGTTGCTCGACGGCGGCGGAAGCACCGATGACCGTGGCATCGTCAGCTACCACTGGGACGCCATCAG CGGTCCTCCGGGACTAAAGCTGGAGGGAGCAGACCAGGCGGTAGCCACGGCGACAGGCCTTCGAGTGGGACGCTACACCTTCAGACTGACCGTCTCTGACCAGGAGGGGGCGTCGGACAGCGCGTCGCTGACTGCCAGGGTCCAGGAAG CCAGAAGTCTTCCTCCCGTCGCTCACGCCAGCGGCAGCCACACTCTCACTCTGCCCAACAACTCGCTGGTGCTGCGAGGCTCTGTGACCGACGGAGACCAGACAGAGGTCCACTACGCATGGGTCAGAGACAGCCAGAGTCCTGCTGCTGGG GAAGTGCTGTACGGCTCGGACACTCAGGCGTCTCTGTACCTGTCCAACCTGGTCGAGGGGACCTACCTGTTCCAGCTGAGGGTGACCGACGCTCAGGGGCGGTCCAGTGCTGCCATGGCAACCGTGGAGGTCCGACCAG AGCCTGGTggtggggaggaggtggagctggagatgTTGGTGTCGGTGTCTCAGGTCAGCGTGGCTCAGAGGGACACGGTGGTCCGACAGCTTGCCGCTCTGTTCCACGTCCTCGACAGCGACATCCAGGTCCGAGCGCTGCAGGGACACTCACACCTCAG cacGGTGCTGAGGTTCTCCGTGCAGGGCCCCTCGGGGCCGGTCTCCGGCTCCAGGCTGGTCGGTCTGCTGAGAAACCAGCTGCTCAGAGAGAAGAGTGACTACCTGCTGTTCAGAGTCCTGAGGGTCGACACCGTCC TGTGTCTGCTTCGCTGTTCTGGGCGTGGCCAGTGTGATCCAATCACCAAGGAGTGCACATGTGACCCCTTCTGGACGGAGAACCTGATTCGACGTTACCTCGGCGACGGAGAGAGCAACTGTG AGTGGAGGGTGCTGTACGTCATCCTGACCAGCTTCATGCTCATGGTCTTCATCCTGTCCGTCAGCTGGAccttcatctgctgctgcaaGAG GAGGAGACAGACCAAGATGAGGAAGAAAACCAAGTACACCATCCTGGACAACATGGACGAGCAGGAGAGGGTGGAGCTCAGGCCCAAATTCA gcATCAAACATCGCAGCACCGAGCACAACTCCAGCCTCATGATGTCGGAGTCAGAGCTGGACAGCGACCAGGACACCATCTTTAGTCGGGACCGACCCGTCCGCAGCAGGAACCGGCTCAGCGCCCAGGCCGCCCGCAACGGCAACGCCTTCGGCTGA